The following are encoded in a window of Actinomadura rubteroloni genomic DNA:
- a CDS encoding metallopeptidase TldD-related protein produces the protein MSTLRPQEAVERALALSRSDDCIVIADEASTANLRFAGNTLTTNGVTRSARLTVIALRSTGDGVASGVVSRAAVTADGIEDLVRAAEAVAAGAEAAEDAAPLVPPGDAAAGGGWDDPPGETGIGVYEGVAPALGEAFARAAAEDRRLYGFANHTLTSSFLGTSAGLRLRHDQPTGLLELNAKGAGGSVWTGAGTRDFTDVDVAALTGDLARRQAWGERRIDLPAGRYETLLPPSAVADLMIYLYWSAGARDAHDGRTVFSAPGGGTRVGEKLSPLPLTLSSDPGAAGLECSPFVLAHASGRESSVFDNGTPLTATDWISGGTLSALTQTRDSARRTGLAVTPAIDNLIMTGGDGGASLDDMIARTERGLLLTCLWYIREVDPQRLLLTGLTRDGVFLVEDGAVVGAVNNFRFNESPVDLLGRVTEAGATAPTLPREWSDYFTRAAMPPLRVPDFNMSTVSQAS, from the coding sequence TTGAGCACCCTCCGGCCGCAGGAGGCCGTCGAGCGCGCGCTCGCGCTGTCGCGCTCCGACGACTGCATCGTCATCGCCGACGAGGCGAGCACCGCCAACCTGCGCTTCGCGGGCAACACCCTCACCACCAACGGCGTGACCCGCTCGGCGCGGCTCACGGTGATCGCGCTGCGGTCCACCGGGGACGGCGTGGCGTCCGGGGTCGTGTCGCGCGCGGCCGTGACCGCGGACGGCATCGAGGACCTGGTCCGGGCCGCCGAGGCCGTCGCCGCCGGGGCCGAAGCCGCCGAGGACGCGGCGCCGCTCGTCCCGCCGGGCGACGCGGCGGCCGGCGGGGGCTGGGACGACCCGCCCGGCGAGACCGGCATCGGCGTCTACGAGGGCGTCGCGCCCGCGCTCGGCGAGGCGTTCGCCCGCGCCGCCGCCGAGGACCGCCGCCTGTACGGGTTCGCCAACCACACGCTGACGTCGTCGTTCCTCGGGACGTCGGCGGGGCTGCGGCTGCGCCACGACCAGCCGACCGGCCTGCTGGAGCTGAACGCCAAGGGCGCGGGCGGCTCGGTGTGGACGGGCGCGGGCACCCGCGACTTCACCGACGTGGACGTCGCCGCGCTCACCGGCGACCTCGCGCGGCGGCAGGCGTGGGGCGAGCGGCGGATCGACCTGCCCGCGGGCCGGTACGAGACGCTGCTGCCGCCGAGCGCGGTCGCCGACCTGATGATCTACCTGTACTGGTCGGCGGGCGCGCGCGACGCCCACGACGGCCGGACGGTCTTCTCCGCGCCCGGCGGCGGCACCCGCGTCGGCGAGAAGCTGTCGCCGCTGCCGCTGACGCTGTCCAGCGACCCGGGCGCGGCGGGGCTGGAGTGCTCGCCGTTCGTCCTGGCGCACGCGTCGGGCCGCGAGTCGTCGGTGTTCGACAACGGCACGCCGCTCACCGCGACGGACTGGATCTCGGGCGGCACGCTCTCCGCGCTCACCCAGACGCGCGACTCGGCGCGCCGGACGGGCCTGGCCGTCACGCCCGCGATCGACAATCTGATCATGACGGGCGGGGACGGCGGCGCGTCCCTGGACGACATGATCGCGCGCACCGAGCGGGGGCTGCTGCTGACCTGCCTGTGGTACATCCGCGAGGTCGATCCCCAGCGGCTGCTGCTCACCGGGCTCACCCGCGACGGCGTCTTCCTCGTGGAGGACGGCGCGGTCGTCGGCGCGGTGAACAACTTCCGGTTCAACGAGAGCCCGGTGGACCTGCTCGGCCGGGTGACCGAGGCGGGCGCGACCGCGCCGACGCTGCCGCGCGAGTGGTCGGACTACTTCACCCGCGCCGCGATGCCGCCGCTGCGCGTCCCGGACTTCAACATGTCCACGGTGTCCCAGGCGTCCTGA
- a CDS encoding dodecin — MSDRTYGVTEIVGTSPESVEAAIRNGVRRANAVLRHLDWFEVTQVRGQIADGEVAHFQVGLRVGYRLEDKS, encoded by the coding sequence ATGAGCGACCGCACCTACGGCGTCACCGAGATCGTCGGGACGTCGCCCGAATCCGTGGAGGCCGCGATCCGCAACGGCGTCCGCCGCGCGAACGCGGTCCTGCGCCACCTGGACTGGTTCGAGGTGACGCAGGTCCGCGGTCAGATCGCCGACGGCGAGGTCGCGCACTTCCAGGTCGGCCTGCGCGTCGGCTACCGCCTGGAGGACAAGTCCTGA
- a CDS encoding DUF3099 domain-containing protein, which translates to MKVNPRRSEDVHLVTDARRPLSEDISARQKRYLLSMGLRTSCFLGAVFAGLAHAPFWAVGVLVLGAIFLPYVAVVVANAGRRPDPPARLRDGQSRHHKRVSGSRPEIGS; encoded by the coding sequence GTGAAGGTGAATCCCCGCCGGTCCGAAGACGTCCATCTCGTCACGGACGCGCGGCGCCCGCTGTCGGAGGACATCTCCGCACGGCAGAAGCGGTATCTGCTCTCGATGGGCCTGCGGACGTCCTGCTTCCTCGGCGCCGTGTTCGCCGGGCTCGCGCACGCGCCGTTCTGGGCCGTGGGCGTGCTCGTCCTCGGCGCGATCTTCCTGCCGTACGTGGCGGTCGTCGTGGCGAACGCGGGACGGCGCCCGGACCCGCCCGCGCGGCTGCGCGACGGGCAAAGCAGGCATCACAAGCGCGTTTCCGGGAGCCGTCCGGAAATCGGGTCGTGA
- a CDS encoding acyl-CoA dehydrogenase family protein, with translation MRRTLYNEDHEAFRETIRDFVAAEVAPVYDDWEHAGHPPRDFYNKLGELGVLGIQVPEEYGGAGETSFKYQAVISEECARAGVSFGGYGVHVNLVLPYLLKYASDEQKRRWLPPFATGEMMTAIAMTEPGTGSDLAGMQTTARRDGDHYVLNGAKTFITGGVLADRVLVVARTSPATPENRRAGLSILVVDTTSEGYTVGRKLEKIGLRSSDTAELAFSDVRVPVEDLLGEEGRGFEYLTHNLAEERLGIAVSSYASAAAAVEFARAYVQDRNVFGRPVASFQNTKFVLAECATEVEAARSLVDRAIEALDVGELTPADAAVAKLFCTEVQARVVDKCLQLHGGYGYILEYPIARLYTDARVTRIYGGTSEVLKTIIAKDIGV, from the coding sequence ATGCGCCGCACGCTCTACAACGAGGACCACGAGGCGTTCCGGGAGACCATCAGGGACTTCGTCGCGGCCGAGGTCGCGCCGGTCTACGACGACTGGGAGCACGCCGGGCACCCGCCCCGCGACTTCTACAACAAGCTCGGCGAGCTGGGCGTCCTCGGCATCCAGGTGCCCGAGGAGTACGGCGGCGCCGGGGAGACGAGCTTCAAGTACCAGGCGGTCATCTCCGAGGAGTGCGCCCGCGCCGGGGTGAGCTTCGGCGGCTACGGCGTCCACGTCAACCTCGTCCTGCCCTACCTGCTGAAGTACGCCTCCGACGAGCAGAAGCGGCGCTGGCTGCCGCCGTTCGCGACCGGCGAGATGATGACGGCCATCGCGATGACCGAGCCCGGCACCGGCTCCGACCTCGCGGGCATGCAGACCACCGCGCGCCGCGACGGCGACCACTACGTCCTGAACGGCGCCAAGACGTTCATCACCGGCGGCGTCCTCGCCGACCGGGTGCTGGTCGTCGCCCGGACGTCCCCGGCCACGCCGGAGAACCGCCGCGCGGGCCTGTCCATCCTCGTGGTCGACACCACGAGCGAGGGCTACACGGTCGGCCGCAAGCTGGAGAAGATCGGGCTGCGCAGCTCCGACACGGCCGAGCTGGCGTTCTCCGACGTCCGCGTGCCCGTCGAGGACCTGCTCGGCGAGGAGGGGCGCGGGTTCGAGTACCTGACGCACAACCTCGCCGAGGAGCGGCTCGGCATCGCGGTCAGCTCCTACGCGTCCGCCGCCGCGGCCGTGGAGTTCGCGCGCGCGTACGTCCAGGACCGGAACGTGTTCGGACGGCCCGTCGCGTCGTTCCAGAACACCAAGTTCGTCCTGGCCGAGTGCGCCACCGAGGTCGAGGCGGCCCGGTCCCTGGTCGACCGCGCGATCGAGGCCCTGGACGTCGGCGAGCTGACCCCCGCCGACGCGGCCGTCGCCAAGCTGTTCTGCACCGAGGTCCAGGCGCGCGTCGTGGACAAGTGCCTGCAGCTCCACGGGGGCTACGGCTACATCCTGGAGTACCCGATCGCCCGCCTCTACACCGACGCCCGCGTCACGCGGATCTACGGCGGGACGAGCGAGGTCCTGAAGACGATCATCGCCAAGGACATCGGCGTCTGA
- a CDS encoding VIT1/CCC1 transporter family protein, with protein sequence MTQEAQVTALLARRAAQVQQGGARAAVLGVNDGLVSTLCLVLAVAGAGSGAHAVRLAGLAGLLAGAVSMAAGEWISVKAQVELFQGVLADLRDLVRDHPSVLGGKLEDTFRTAGFSPATASGAAAEVAADGERLYAASAREVVGVNPAELGSPWTAALSSFALFALGSAAPLLPWLVADGTVAVVTSIGLTGLAGLAVGGVVAHSSGRPVRYGALRQLLIILLSSGVTYGAGVLFGTV encoded by the coding sequence GTGACGCAGGAGGCTCAGGTCACCGCGCTGCTCGCGCGGCGTGCGGCGCAGGTGCAGCAGGGCGGCGCGCGGGCGGCGGTGCTCGGCGTGAACGACGGGCTCGTCAGCACGCTGTGCCTCGTGCTCGCGGTGGCGGGCGCGGGCTCGGGGGCGCACGCCGTCCGGCTCGCCGGGCTGGCCGGGCTGCTCGCGGGCGCGGTGTCGATGGCGGCCGGCGAGTGGATCTCGGTGAAGGCGCAGGTGGAGCTGTTCCAGGGCGTCCTGGCGGACCTGCGCGACCTCGTCCGCGACCACCCCTCGGTGCTCGGCGGAAAGCTGGAGGACACCTTCCGCACCGCCGGGTTCTCCCCCGCCACCGCCAGCGGCGCCGCCGCCGAGGTCGCCGCCGACGGCGAGCGCCTGTACGCGGCGTCGGCGCGCGAGGTCGTCGGCGTCAACCCGGCCGAGCTGGGGTCGCCGTGGACGGCCGCGCTGTCGTCGTTCGCGCTGTTCGCGCTCGGCTCGGCGGCGCCGCTGCTGCCCTGGCTGGTCGCCGACGGGACGGTCGCGGTCGTCACGTCGATCGGGCTGACGGGCCTGGCCGGGCTCGCGGTCGGCGGCGTCGTCGCGCACTCCAGCGGCCGGCCCGTCCGCTACGGCGCGCTGCGGCAGCTCCTGATCATCCTGCTGTCGTCGGGCGTCACCTACGGCGCGGGCGTCCTGTTCGGGACGGTCTGA
- a CDS encoding helical backbone metal receptor encodes MRDDTGADVPVRRPVRRVVSLVPSLTETLAVTAPGLLVGATDWCSHPVGLDVVRIRGTKNPDLDAIRALEPDLVVGNAEENRAPDVAALRAAGVPVWMTEIRTVDGALVSLRRMLAEGCGLPVPGWLDDAARVWAAHTPGPPRRAIVPIWRRPWMVLGRDTFAGDVLARLGVANVYAGHPERYPKVALEELTASGADLVVLPDEPYAFTAGDGPEAFPGLPAALVSGRYLTWYGPSLVGAPAALAGALARVRPSRTGRPRRR; translated from the coding sequence GTGAGGGACGACACCGGCGCGGACGTGCCGGTGCGGCGGCCCGTCCGGCGCGTGGTCTCGCTCGTCCCGTCGCTGACCGAGACGCTCGCCGTGACCGCGCCGGGCCTGCTCGTCGGCGCCACCGACTGGTGCTCCCACCCCGTCGGCCTGGACGTCGTCCGGATCCGGGGCACCAAGAACCCCGACCTGGACGCGATCCGCGCGCTGGAACCCGACCTCGTCGTCGGCAACGCCGAGGAGAACCGGGCCCCGGACGTGGCGGCGCTGCGCGCGGCGGGCGTCCCGGTCTGGATGACCGAGATCCGCACGGTGGACGGCGCGCTGGTCTCGCTGCGCCGGATGCTGGCCGAAGGCTGCGGGCTCCCGGTGCCCGGCTGGCTGGACGACGCCGCCCGCGTCTGGGCTGCGCACACGCCCGGCCCGCCGCGCCGCGCGATCGTCCCGATCTGGCGGCGGCCATGGATGGTCCTCGGCCGCGACACCTTCGCCGGGGACGTCCTCGCGCGGCTCGGCGTCGCCAACGTCTACGCCGGGCACCCCGAGCGCTACCCGAAGGTCGCGCTGGAGGAGCTGACCGCGTCCGGCGCCGACCTGGTCGTCCTGCCCGACGAGCCGTACGCCTTCACCGCCGGGGACGGCCCGGAGGCCTTCCCCGGCCTGCCCGCCGCGCTCGTCAGCGGCCGTTACCTCACCTGGTACGGCCCGTCGCTCGTCGGCGCCCCGGCGGCGCTGGCCGGGGCGCTCGCCCGCGTCAGACCGTCCCGAACAGGACGCCCGCGCCGTAGGTGA
- the icmF gene encoding fused isobutyryl-CoA mutase/GTPase IcmF, whose amino-acid sequence MAGPDANALHVPVHPVRFVTAAALFDGHDAAINIMRRILQAQGAEVVHLGHDRSVREVVDAVLEEDAQGVAISSYQGGHVEYFEYLARALAEAGAGHVRVFGGGGGVIVAEEIARLARAGVRIFSPDDGQRLGLPGMINELVRDCDVDLTAAPPAVDAVLAGDRRALARAITCLEAGRLPDADRAALAAAAGRRRVPVLGITGTGGSGKSSLTDELVRRLRADQRDKLRVAVLAVDPTRRRGGGALLGDRIRMNALDGDHVFFRSLATRGARELPDGIEGVLDACKAAGYDLVILETPGIGQGDAAVVPLADASLYVMTPEFGAASQLEKIDMLDFADVVAINKFERRGAEDALRDVSRQMLRNREDFTARPDDMPVFGTSAATFDDDGVTALYLHLRDLLVEHGLPVEEGALPAVATRTSTRAAQALPPGRVRYLAEIAETVRSYHAETDRQAVAVRRVQRLAEVRAELTDTAEVDGLLDAARRDVAPENAALIDGWPALVEAYSGDEQVVRIRDRELRTALTRESLSGSRIPRVALPRYTDHGELLRFLRAENLPGRFPFTAGVFPFKCDGEDPARMFAGEGDPFRTNRRFKLLSEGQPATRLSTAFDSVTLYGRDPDERPDIYGKVGTSGVSIATLDDMKALYAGFDLAAPTTSVSMTINGPAPAILAFFLNTAIDQGLDAFRAEHGREPVPEEAERVRAEVLRTVRGTVQADILKEDQGQNTCIFSTEFALRMMGDVQQWFIDHGVRNFYSVSISGYHIAEAGANPISQLAFTLANGFTYVESYLARGMDVDDFAPNLSFFFSNGMDPEYTVLGRVARRVWAVAMRDRYGANERSQKLKYHVQTSGRSLHAQEMHFNDIRTTLQALIAIYDNCNSLHTNAYDEAVTTPTAESVRRALAIQLVINREWGLAMNENPLQGSFIVDELTDLVEAAVLAEFDRISERGGVLGAMETGYQRGRIQDESMLYERRKHDGSLPLIGVNTFLPAEEEKEERRVELARATEAEKRSQLDRVRAFRQAHRDEAVAALAALRETARSGGNVFAALMDAARVCTLQQISDAFFEVGGQYRRNV is encoded by the coding sequence ATGGCCGGACCGGACGCGAACGCCCTGCACGTGCCGGTCCACCCGGTGCGGTTCGTGACGGCCGCCGCCCTGTTCGACGGCCACGACGCGGCGATCAACATCATGCGGCGGATCCTCCAGGCGCAGGGCGCCGAGGTCGTCCACCTCGGGCACGACCGGTCCGTCCGCGAGGTCGTCGACGCCGTCCTGGAGGAGGACGCGCAGGGCGTCGCGATCAGCTCCTACCAGGGCGGCCACGTCGAGTACTTCGAGTACCTGGCGCGGGCGCTCGCCGAGGCCGGAGCCGGGCACGTCCGGGTCTTCGGCGGGGGCGGCGGGGTGATCGTCGCCGAGGAGATCGCGCGGCTGGCCCGCGCCGGGGTGCGGATCTTCTCCCCGGACGACGGCCAGCGCCTCGGCCTGCCCGGCATGATCAACGAGCTGGTCCGCGACTGCGACGTCGACCTCACGGCCGCGCCGCCCGCCGTGGACGCCGTCCTCGCCGGGGACCGCCGCGCGCTGGCCCGCGCGATCACCTGCCTGGAGGCGGGCCGGCTGCCCGACGCCGACCGCGCGGCGCTGGCGGCGGCCGCCGGGCGCCGCCGGGTGCCCGTCCTCGGCATCACCGGCACCGGCGGGTCCGGCAAGTCGTCGCTGACCGACGAGCTGGTCCGCCGCCTGCGGGCGGACCAGCGCGACAAGCTGCGCGTCGCCGTCCTCGCCGTCGACCCGACCCGGCGGCGCGGCGGCGGCGCGCTGCTCGGCGACCGGATCCGCATGAACGCCCTGGACGGCGACCACGTCTTCTTCCGGTCCCTCGCCACGCGCGGCGCCCGCGAGCTGCCGGACGGCATCGAGGGCGTGCTCGACGCCTGCAAGGCCGCCGGATACGACCTGGTGATCCTGGAGACGCCCGGGATCGGGCAGGGCGACGCGGCCGTCGTCCCGCTCGCCGACGCGTCCCTGTACGTCATGACGCCCGAGTTCGGCGCCGCGTCCCAGCTCGAGAAGATCGACATGCTCGACTTCGCCGACGTCGTGGCGATCAACAAGTTCGAGCGGCGCGGCGCCGAGGACGCGCTGCGCGACGTGTCCCGGCAGATGCTCCGCAACCGGGAGGACTTCACCGCCCGTCCGGACGACATGCCGGTGTTCGGCACGAGCGCCGCGACGTTCGACGACGACGGCGTCACCGCGCTCTACCTCCACCTGCGCGACCTGCTCGTCGAGCACGGCCTGCCGGTGGAAGAAGGCGCGCTGCCCGCCGTGGCCACCCGGACGTCCACCCGGGCCGCGCAGGCGCTGCCGCCGGGCCGCGTCCGGTACCTGGCGGAGATCGCCGAGACCGTCCGGTCCTACCACGCCGAAACGGACCGGCAGGCGGTGGCGGTCCGGCGCGTCCAGCGGCTGGCCGAGGTCCGCGCCGAGCTGACGGACACGGCCGAGGTGGACGGCCTGCTCGACGCCGCCCGCCGCGACGTCGCGCCGGAGAACGCTGCGCTGATCGACGGCTGGCCCGCGCTGGTCGAGGCGTACTCGGGGGACGAGCAGGTCGTCCGGATCCGCGACCGCGAGCTGCGCACCGCCCTCACCCGCGAGTCCCTGTCGGGCAGCCGGATCCCGCGCGTCGCGCTGCCCCGCTACACCGACCACGGCGAGCTGCTGCGGTTCCTGCGCGCCGAGAACCTGCCCGGACGGTTCCCGTTCACCGCCGGCGTCTTCCCGTTCAAGTGCGACGGCGAGGACCCGGCCCGCATGTTCGCGGGCGAGGGCGACCCGTTCCGCACCAACCGCCGCTTCAAGCTGCTGTCGGAGGGCCAGCCCGCGACGCGGCTGTCCACCGCGTTCGACTCGGTGACGCTCTACGGCCGCGACCCCGACGAACGCCCCGACATCTACGGCAAGGTCGGCACGTCCGGCGTCTCGATCGCCACGCTGGACGACATGAAGGCGCTCTACGCGGGCTTCGACCTCGCCGCGCCGACGACCTCGGTGTCCATGACGATCAACGGCCCGGCCCCGGCGATCCTCGCGTTCTTCCTCAACACCGCGATCGACCAGGGCCTGGACGCCTTCCGCGCCGAGCACGGCCGCGAGCCCGTCCCCGAGGAGGCCGAGCGCGTCCGCGCCGAGGTGCTGCGGACCGTGCGCGGGACCGTCCAGGCCGACATCCTCAAGGAGGACCAGGGCCAGAACACCTGCATCTTCTCCACCGAGTTCGCGCTGCGGATGATGGGCGACGTCCAGCAGTGGTTCATCGACCACGGCGTCCGCAACTTCTACTCGGTGTCGATCTCCGGCTACCACATCGCCGAGGCCGGGGCGAACCCCATCAGCCAGCTCGCGTTCACGCTCGCCAACGGGTTCACCTACGTCGAGTCCTATCTCGCGCGCGGCATGGACGTGGACGACTTCGCCCCCAACCTGTCGTTCTTCTTCTCCAACGGCATGGACCCCGAGTACACCGTCCTCGGCCGCGTCGCGCGGCGGGTCTGGGCCGTGGCGATGCGCGACCGGTACGGGGCGAACGAGCGCAGCCAGAAGCTGAAGTACCACGTCCAGACGTCCGGGCGGTCCCTGCACGCGCAGGAGATGCACTTCAACGACATCCGGACGACGCTCCAGGCGCTCATCGCGATCTACGACAACTGCAACAGCCTCCACACCAACGCCTACGACGAGGCCGTGACGACGCCGACCGCCGAGTCCGTCCGCCGCGCGCTGGCGATCCAGCTCGTCATCAACCGCGAGTGGGGCCTCGCGATGAACGAGAACCCGCTGCAAGGCTCGTTCATCGTGGACGAGCTGACCGACCTGGTCGAGGCCGCCGTGCTCGCCGAGTTCGACCGGATCAGCGAGCGCGGCGGCGTCCTCGGCGCGATGGAGACCGGCTACCAGCGCGGGCGCATCCAGGACGAGTCGATGCTCTACGAGCGCCGCAAGCACGACGGCTCGCTCCCGCTGATCGGCGTGAACACCTTCCTGCCCGCCGAGGAGGAGAAGGAGGAGCGGCGCGTCGAGCTGGCCCGCGCGACCGAGGCCGAGAAGCGGTCGCAGCTCGACCGCGTCCGGGCGTTCCGGCAGGCGCACCGGGACGAGGCCGTCGCCGCGCTCGCCGCGCTGCGGGAGACGGCGCGGTCGGGCGGCAACGTGTTCGCGGCGCTGATGGACGCCGCCCGCGTCTGCACCCTCCAGCAGATCTCCGACGCGTTCTTCGAGGTCGGCGGCCAGTACCGGCGGAACGTGTGA
- a CDS encoding MarR family transcriptional regulator — translation MTSRPLDPIGEAHRQWSARWPAHADQMAAVTSVMRAQQILLGRVEGVLKPHGLTFAAYEALRLLAFTRAGELPMGKMGERLMVHPASVTNVIGRLERRGLVTRRPSPGDRRIVLAEITPAGRELAETATEALHDAGFGLPDLTAEQAAAITGALRAVRVSAGELGP, via the coding sequence GTGACCAGTCGTCCCCTCGACCCCATCGGCGAGGCGCACCGGCAGTGGAGCGCCCGCTGGCCCGCGCACGCCGACCAGATGGCCGCCGTGACGTCCGTCATGCGCGCCCAGCAGATCCTGCTCGGGCGCGTCGAGGGCGTCCTCAAGCCGCACGGGCTGACGTTCGCCGCCTACGAGGCCCTGCGGCTGCTCGCGTTCACCCGCGCGGGCGAGCTGCCGATGGGCAAGATGGGCGAGCGGCTCATGGTCCATCCCGCCTCGGTGACCAACGTGATCGGACGGCTGGAGCGGCGCGGGCTCGTCACCCGGCGCCCCTCCCCCGGCGACCGGCGGATCGTCCTCGCCGAGATCACCCCGGCGGGCCGCGAGCTGGCCGAGACCGCCACCGAGGCCCTGCACGACGCGGGGTTCGGGCTGCCCGACCTCACCGCCGAGCAGGCCGCCGCGATCACCGGCGCGCTGCGGGCCGTGCGGGTGTCGGCGGGGGAACTCGGTCCCTGA
- a CDS encoding MFS transporter: MTDHATPADGVRRWQALAVCLVAAFMTLLDVSIVNVALPSIREGLHASEASLQWILSGYALTFGLVLVPAGRLGDARSRRAVFLAGLALFTLASAVAGVAPGIGWLIGARLVQGVAGGVLTPQVAGFIQQLFQGPDRGRAFGALGTVIGVATAAGPLTGGALIALAGPQEGWRWVFYVNVPVGLAALPIAHRLLPAPGRGERRGLDVPGVVLLGAAVLVLMLPFVQERQWHGALKWLLVPAALLLLAAFVRRERRAAAPMVDLALFRHRSYALGSAIALLYFAGFTGIFFIFTLYLQNGLGYSAFGAGLAITPFALGSGSGAAAGGRLVAHYGRPLVAGGLAMVAAGLVGAWIAVELHPGGGVAWLTAAPLLLAGVGSGFVISPNQTITLSEVPSAEGGSAAGVLQTGQRVGTAVGIAGVGAVFFAAVGGARPGAAEAWADGFRRGLVVILAFVVCALAAALADLALNRRGRLRDRVPPPTPARPAARR; encoded by the coding sequence ATGACCGACCACGCGACCCCGGCGGACGGCGTACGCCGGTGGCAGGCCCTCGCGGTGTGCCTCGTCGCGGCGTTCATGACGCTGCTGGACGTCAGCATCGTCAACGTCGCGCTCCCGTCGATCCGGGAGGGGCTGCACGCGTCCGAGGCGTCCCTGCAGTGGATCCTGTCGGGGTACGCGCTGACGTTCGGGCTCGTGCTCGTCCCGGCGGGACGGCTCGGCGACGCCCGCAGCCGCCGCGCGGTGTTCCTCGCCGGGCTCGCGCTGTTCACGCTGGCCAGCGCGGTCGCGGGCGTCGCGCCCGGCATCGGCTGGCTGATCGGGGCGCGGCTGGTCCAGGGCGTGGCGGGCGGCGTGCTGACCCCGCAGGTCGCCGGGTTCATCCAGCAGCTCTTCCAGGGCCCTGACCGGGGCCGGGCGTTCGGCGCGCTCGGCACGGTGATCGGCGTCGCGACCGCCGCCGGGCCGCTGACCGGCGGCGCGCTGATCGCCCTCGCCGGGCCGCAGGAGGGCTGGCGCTGGGTCTTCTACGTCAACGTCCCGGTCGGCCTGGCCGCGCTGCCGATCGCGCACCGGCTGCTCCCGGCCCCCGGACGGGGCGAGCGCCGGGGCCTGGACGTGCCGGGGGTCGTGCTGCTCGGCGCGGCCGTCCTGGTCCTCATGCTGCCGTTCGTCCAGGAACGGCAGTGGCACGGCGCGCTCAAATGGCTGCTGGTCCCGGCCGCGCTGCTGCTGCTGGCGGCGTTCGTCCGGCGCGAGCGGCGGGCCGCCGCGCCGATGGTCGACCTCGCGCTGTTCCGGCACCGGTCCTACGCGCTCGGCAGCGCCATCGCGCTGCTCTACTTCGCCGGGTTCACCGGCATCTTCTTCATCTTCACGCTCTACCTGCAGAACGGCCTCGGCTACAGCGCGTTCGGCGCGGGCCTCGCCATCACCCCGTTCGCGCTCGGGTCTGGGTCGGGCGCGGCGGCGGGCGGACGGCTCGTCGCGCACTACGGGCGCCCGCTGGTGGCCGGCGGGCTGGCGATGGTCGCGGCCGGGCTGGTCGGCGCGTGGATCGCGGTCGAGCTGCACCCCGGCGGGGGCGTGGCGTGGCTGACAGCGGCGCCGCTGCTGCTGGCCGGGGTCGGCAGCGGGTTCGTGATCTCCCCGAACCAGACGATCACGCTGTCGGAGGTGCCGTCCGCCGAGGGCGGCAGCGCGGCCGGGGTGCTCCAGACCGGCCAGCGCGTCGGGACGGCCGTCGGCATCGCGGGCGTCGGCGCGGTGTTCTTCGCGGCCGTCGGGGGCGCGCGGCCGGGCGCGGCCGAAGCGTGGGCGGACGGGTTCCGGCGCGGGCTCGTCGTGATCCTCGCGTTCGTCGTGTGCGCGCTCGCGGCGGCGCTCGCCGACCTGGCGCTGAACCGCCGCGGCAGGCTCAGGGACCGAGTTCCCCCGCCGACACCCGCACGGCCCGCAGCGCGCCGGTGA
- a CDS encoding DUF6457 domain-containing protein, translated as MLEEWIETACAELGIDRADLDRDLVLDLAREVAHGVARPGAPVTTFLLGIAVGRGAAARDAAARLTALAEGWDAG; from the coding sequence GTGCTGGAGGAATGGATCGAGACGGCCTGCGCGGAACTCGGCATCGACCGCGCCGACCTGGACCGCGACCTCGTGCTGGACCTCGCCCGCGAGGTCGCGCACGGCGTCGCGCGGCCGGGCGCGCCGGTCACGACGTTCCTGCTCGGGATCGCCGTCGGGCGCGGCGCGGCGGCCCGGGACGCGGCGGCCCGCCTGACGGCGCTCGCCGAGGGCTGGGACGCCGGCTGA